From Coffea arabica cultivar ET-39 chromosome 2e, Coffea Arabica ET-39 HiFi, whole genome shotgun sequence, the proteins below share one genomic window:
- the LOC113727947 gene encoding uncharacterized protein, whose product MKPPTYRRFAGRPKKMRKKASEEDRRDSCVNPTKPHKVSKVGTMMSCSRCKKYGHNKRGCPDKNKQTTEGTTTSSAKENSDIGDTGPSIQPSTNEACPSDVTVDILGVSTQQSHTGPSQNLDANQPKQGAQEPVTKKGRKCSFCRKHGHSKNSCKLRQWTFRSSLDMTGDLGFKTVKIRSDDLENPYNHAQNSSGHVEKSPTTTHLSSKADGRKLYSHSHGVTMRAPHSYVDLGTASHSSSGLKPAQFTWHGNLCVNLSTLQTAAGHAKESLGIENVQLHGDGNQSVKLGKLQQ is encoded by the exons ATGAAGCCTCCGACTTATAGAAGATTTGCTGGAAGGccaaagaaaatgagaaaaaaggcTTCAGAAGAAGACAGACGGGACAGCTGTGTCAATCCAACTAAACCTCACAAGGTTAGCAAGGTTGGCACCATGATGAGCTGCAGCCGCTGCAAAAAATACGGACATAACAAAAGAGGATGTCCGGATAAAAATAAGCAAACCACTGAGGGGACAACTACAAGTTCAGCAAAGGAGAACAGTGATATTGGAGATACAGGCCCATCTATACAGCCAAGTACTAACGAGGCTTGTCCAAGTGATGTGACCGTTGACATACTTGGAGTAAGTACGCAACAGAGTCACACAGGTCCATCTCAAAATTTGGATGCCAATCAGCCAAAACAAGGGGCACAAGAACCAGTgacaaagaaaggaagaaaatgctcATTTTGTCGTAAGCATGGTCACTCAAAGAATAGTTGTAAGTTGAGGCAATGGACCTTTAGGAGCTCACTGGACATGACTGGAGACTTGGGATTCAAAACTGTAAAAATACGGTCTGATGATCTGGAAAACCCATATAATCATGCTCAAAATAGTTCTGGGCATGTGGAAAAGAGTCCTACAACAACTCAT TTAAGCTCCAAAGCTGATGGTCGCAAACTTTATTCCCACAGCCACGGAGTAACGATGAGAGCACCACACTCATACGTGGACTTGGGGACAGCCTCTCATTCCAGCAGTGGACTTAAGCCAGCACAATTCACATGGCATGGCAATTTGTGTGTTAACCTGTCTACATTACAGACAGCTGCGGGACATGCGAAGGAGTCACTTGGAATTGAAAATGTGCAGCTCCATGGGGATGGAAACCAATCTGTTAAGTTGGGAAAATTGCAGCAATAG
- the LOC140037082 gene encoding serine/threonine-protein kinase Aurora-3-like: MTSSSSQTQVQSQKPPRKPQAPPISTTTPTTSKRNWSLNDFEIGKPIGRGKFGRVYLAREVQSKYIVALKVIFKEQIGKHGLHRQLRREMEIQSSLHHPNILRLHGWFHDDLRVVLILEYAHGGELYRQLRKSGHFSEPQAAYYIASLTRALAYCHEKHVIHRDIKPENLLLDHEGHLKIADFGWSVQLKSESKRMTMCGTLDYLAPEMVDNQAHDYAVDNWTLGVLCYELLYGVPPFEAESQRDTFRRIMKVDLSFPSTPTVSAEAKNLISRLLVKDSKKRLSLKEILEHPWVVKNAENAVACTY, translated from the exons ATGACGTCATCATCATCTCAAACTCAAGTCCAATCTCAGAAGCCCCCTAGAAAACCCCAAGCACCACCCATTTCCACCACCACACCCACCACCTCAAAACGGAATTGGTCCCTCAACGATTTCGAAATCGGAAAACCCATCGGCCGTGGCAAATTCGGCCGCGTCTACCTAGCCCGCGAAGTCCAG AGCAAGTATATAGTGGCGTTGAAGGTGATATTCAAGGAGCAAATAGGGAAACATGGGCTGCACAGGCAATTGAGGAGAGAGATGGAGATTCAGTCTAGTCTTCACCACCCCAATATTCTTAGGCTTCACGGCTGGTTCCACGACGACCTCCGCGTTGTCTTGATTTTGGAGTACGCCCACGGCGGCGAGCTTTACCGCCAGCTCCGCAAGTCCGGCCACTTCTCCGAACCACAAGCCGCCTAT TACATTGCTAGTCTCACGCGAGCATTGGCATATTGCCATGAGAAGCATGTGATTCACAGGGACATCAAACCAGAAAACTTGCTACTTGATCATGAG GGCCACTTGAAGATTGCAGATTTTGGATGGTCCGTACAATTAAAGTCAGAAAGCAAAAGAATGACCATGTGTGGAACTTTGGACTATTTAGCACCAGAAATGGTGGACAACCAAGCTCATGACTATGCTGTTGACAACTGGACATTGGGTGTCCTGTGCTATGAGCTTTTGTATGGCGTTCCTCCATTTGAGGCAGAGAGCCAGAGGGATACATTCAGAAG GATAATGAAGGTCGACCTCAGCTTCCCTTCCACTCCTACTGTGTCTGCAGAAGCCAAAAATCTCATCAGTCGG CTTCTGGTAAAGGACTCAAAAAAAAGGCTGTCCCTTAAGGAGATTTTGGAGCACCCTTGGGTAGTTAAGAATGCTGAAAACGCAGTTGCCTGCACATATTAG
- the LOC113727948 gene encoding growth-regulating factor 9 isoform X2: MQPQLLSINGKGVVGRDGTRKKREGSPLSNLELGIGDSRGLRGVVKEEKDQLVFTAEQLQQLQLQVVIFRYIVAGLPVPIDLVLPVWRSLAASLGSSKSGIYDQLPSFLGFTPRDFDYRSMMDAEPGRCRRTDGKKWRCYRDVVPNQKYCERHMHRGCQRSRKHVETSEDDTKANSSAINSDIFASSMNTSNATTTDSRTPAMLSTSLNLTVPCPSISKSVPETLKSSSAPYTGNGNWESKGDNVMTVNNGTSTSSLIRVLADKNNTKYGSNCTDGIGFECSNISTNKIDQSSGGNKKSGDASVVPGFGLSPKSVLQCSTASNCNQLNFDCKTEVEVEPLRCRRTDGKKWRCSRDVVPDKKYCERHLHRGVKKAVAGSKLIIGAPAAPPSHNIQTCGTATKVEKLNTNLSISIAANPQHMSDADSSSFSNSDATTVTDENVTSSHILTLSP; this comes from the exons ATGCAGCCTCAGCTTCTTTCTATCAATG GTAAAGGAGTTGTTGGTAGGGATGGAACTCGAAAGAAGCGAGAAGGGTCTCCATTGAGCAATCTTGAGCTTGGAATTGGCGATTCTAGAGGGTTGAGAGGCGTGGTTAAGGAGGAAAAGGATCAGCTTGTGTTCACAGCTGAGCAACTTCAACAGCTGCAGCTTCAAGTTGTCATTTTTAGGTACATAGTTGCTGGACTACCTGTGCCTATCGATCTTGTTCTTCCTGTTTGGCGGAGTCTTGCGGCCTCCCTGGGCTCTTCCAAGAGTGGAATCTACGACCAACTCCCTAGTT TCTTAGGATTCACTCCTAGAGATTTTGATTACCGAAGCATGATGGATGCTGAACCTGGGAGGTGCCGAAGAACTGATGGCAAGAAATGGAGGTGTTACAGAGACGTGGTTCCTAATCAAAAGTACTGTGAAAGGCACATGCATAGAGGCTGTCAGCGTTCAAGAAAGCATGTGGAAACTTCTGAAGATGACACGAAAGCTAATTCCTCAGCAATCAACTCTGATATCTTTGCATCATCTATGAATACTTCAAATGCTACCACTACTGATAGCAGGACGCCTGCTATGCTCTCTACTAGCCTTAATCTTACAGTACCCTGTCCCAGCATTAGCAAAAGTGTCCCTGAAACACTTAAAAGTAGCTCTGCACCCTATACTGGAAATGGGAATTGGGAAAGCAAAGGTGACAATGTTATGACAGTCAACAATGGCACCAGTACCAGTTCTTTAATCCGAGTTCTAGCTGacaaaaataacacaaaatatGGAAGTAACTGCACTGATGGCATAGGCTTCGAATGTTCCAACATTAGTACCAACAAAATTGATCAGAGCAGTGGAGGAAACAAGAAATCTGGTGATGCTTCTGTTGTTCCTGGGTTTGGTTTGTCTCCAAAGAGTGTTCTCCAATGTAGCACAG CTAGCAACTGCAATCAATTGAACTTTGACTGTAAGACAGAAGTGGAAGTGGAACCACTGAGATGCCGCAGAACAGATGGTAAAAAATGGCGATGCAGCAGGGATGTGGTACCTGATAAGAAGTATTGTGAGAGGCACTTACACAGGGGTGTAAAAAAGGCAGTTGCAGGTTCTAAACTGATAATTGGTGCTCCTGCTGCTCCTCCGTCTCATAACATTCAAACTTGCGGGACAGCCACAAAAGTTGAGAAGCTGAATACCAATCTCTCCATCTCAATTGCAGCAAATCCCCAGCATATGTCTGATGCCGATTCTAGCAGCTTCAGCAACAGTGATGCCACAACTGTGACAGATGAAAATGTTACCAGTTCTCACATTCTAACTTTATCTCCATGA
- the LOC113727946 gene encoding fasciclin-like arabinogalactan protein 8, with the protein MGVFLRLFLFSLFFTSIYAHNITEILSAFPEYSEYNKFLTDTKLADEINSRETITVLVLTNSAMDSLAAKHPLSVVKKALSLHVVLDYYDAGKLHDISNGTTLSTTLYQTTGNAPGNQGFVNITDLKGGKVGFGSAVPGSKLDSTYTKSVKQIPYNISVIEISAPIIAPGVLTAPAPSASDANITALLEKAGCKTFANLIVQTGVLKTYQAAAGKGLTIFAPSDEAFKAAKLPDLSKLTSAELDSLCLYHALGSYDPTGSLKAQKGSLPTLATNGAFKYELSVSSAGDTVTLDTGVDSSRLASTVLDTPPVCIFTVDSLLLPSELFGKSPSPAPGPAPETSPSPAPLAHSPAPLAPSPLLSPPAPPTSSPERSPSKAPTADSQNSTADKNDAYVGVPAFFTGLVSVSVSLIVSTLMS; encoded by the coding sequence ATGGGGGTTTTTCTACGCCTCTTcctcttctctctcttcttcACATCCATCTACGCCCACAACATTACCGAAATCCTATCCGCATTTCCGGAATACAGCGAGTACAACAAGTTCCTCACCGACACAAAACTCGCCGACGAAATCAACAGTCGCGAGACCATCACTGTCCTCGTCTTAACCAACTCCGCCATGGATTCCCTCGCTGCCAAGCATCCCCTTTCCGTTGTCAAAAAAGCCTTGTCCCTCCACGTCGTCCTCGACTACTACGACGCCGGCAAGCTCCACGACATCTCTAACGGCACCACTCTCTCCACCACATTGTACCAAACCACCGGAAATGCCCCTGGAAATCAGGGTTTCGTCAACATCACTGACCTCAAAGGTGGAAAAGTCGGCTTCGGCTCCGCTGTTCCTGGCTCCAAGCTTGACTCCACTTATACTAAATCCGTTAAGCAGATTCCTTACAATATTTCTGTCATTGAGATCAGCGCGCCGATTATTGCCCCCGGGGTTTTAACTGCTCCAGCGCCGTCTGCTTCCGACGCCAACATTACTGCTTTGCTGGAAAAAGCTGGCTGCAAGACTTTTGCTAATTTGATTGTCCAGACTGGCGTTCTTAAGACTTATCAGGCGGCGGCTGGTAAAGGATTGACGATTTTTGCGCCGTCTGATGAGGCCTTCAAGGCGGCGAAACTGCCAGATCTGAGCAAACTCACTAGCGCTGAGCTGGATTCCTTGTGTCTTTATCATGCTCTCGGGAGTTACGATCCCACTGGGTCATTGAAGGCTCAGAAGGGTTCGTTACCGACATTGGCGACGAACGGAGCTTTCAAGTATGAATTGAGCGTTTCGAGTGCAGGTGACACGGTAACCCTCGACACGGGAGTGGACTCATCGCGACTCGCTTCCACTGTGCTTGATACGCCTCCGGTCTGCATTTTCACCGTTGACAGTTTGCTTCTTCCGTCGGAGCTTTTCGGAAAGTCTCCTTCTCCGGCTCCTGGACCTGCACCGGAGACCTCTCCTTCCCCGGCGCCTCTGGCTCATAGTCCTGCTCCTCTAGCTCCTTCGCCTCTTCTGTCTCCTCCTGCCCCGCCGACGTCTTCGCCGGAGCGTTCTCCGTCCAAAGCTCCTACCGCCGACTCTCAGAACAGCACCGCCGACAAAAACGATGCATACGTCGGAGTTCCAGCATTTTTTACTGGTCTAGTCTCAGTGTCAGTTTCGTTAATTGTTTCCACTCTTATGTCCTAA
- the LOC113724675 gene encoding uncharacterized protein: MGRKRVNVREKASASAAKQWKAKEKTSTECGPNDILPNSFSLAIHHQGEFRSSPSKEYVGGRVDYIDNCNAEKWSLQVLDECAVRLGYPKDARFGWYGRIPGMPLETGLYFCMCDWDCDLLVNTLPLNRVAEVYLQVGTDDNPVRFQTQKTEYVDMPEGHKTSAKQDTKDKETSEMDSDIAILEEVDFNDMDNRRKNVADDNSNEVATNSHENFDSKSPNLQQEEDNKRDNAGKEAQMATDNDIQADETDVQADNNVQANDDMQADDKFDDPDYTGQVEEDVLFDEALKIGQQFGVHKGAPEVGPSTSKDRRKKRASREGEAVDEVNICDEPDMVNVEDMQSEYETDCSRELKSESESEDEDGRKRNKKPKFSVFNEKTEMRSPRFKVGQRFSSVVIFRLAVRIQAIMEGRDVQFIKNDTYRVRVKCRGCEWQIFGSKMQGENTFQIKTLSKEHTCGRVFHNRNMTSKLATRLFVDEVRKTPSMTVQELMTRVTEELNVDFSLKQGYRTMKKVRDIIEGSHEKQYALLEDFCGELRRANPGSTVFVETDEDEDGIVRFKRLYMCLEPLKRGFLKGCRHWIGLDGCFLKDTYGGQLLTAVGMDGDNKMFPLALSVVIVENYDNWSWFLGLLVQDLEISDSSNWCVMTDKQKGLVQAVRDKMPQAEHRCCVQHLYTNFKQIHRGLALKERLWKCAKASYVTHWKVEMEQLGQESAAAHSWLDEKDPKTWCRAHFRCGLDCDILVNNMCESFNAVILKARSLPIISMLQTIYLYLLKRMERNREAMSKHEGLLCPAIFEILEKAKQEQCMCIASYAGTMKYQISCPFGEQYIVDMAAKTCSCRKWQLRGIPCGHAVAAINRRHEAPEKHVSNTYLKITT; the protein is encoded by the exons ATGGGAAGAAAGCGAGTCAATGTGAGAGAAAAAGCGTCCGCGTCCGCAGCGAAACAATGGAAAGCAAAAGAGAAGACAAGTACTG AGTGTGGTCCAAATGACATTTTGCCCAACTCATTTTCCTTGGCGATACACCATCAGGGTGAGTTCAGAAGCTCTCCCAGCAAAGAATACGTGGGAGGAAGGGTAGACTATATAGACAACTGTAATGCTGAAAAATGGTCACTACAAGTGCTTGATGAATGTGCAGTAAGACTAGGATACCCGAAAGATGCTCGTTTTGGGTGGTATGGTAGGATTCCTGGTATGCCGCTTGAGACTGGACTATATTTTTGCATGTGTGATTGGGATTGTGATCTTCTAGTAAACACATTGCCACTGAATAGAGTGGCAGAGGTTTATCTACAAGTTGGCACTGATGATaatccagtgaggtttcaaactCAAAAAACAGAGTATGTAGACATGCCTGAAGGCCACAAAACTTCTGCTAAGCaggatacaaaagataaagaaacatCTGAAATGGACAGTGACATAGCAATACTGGAAGAAGTTGACTTCAATGATATGGACAACAGAAGGAAAAATGTGGCTGATGACAACAGTAATGAAGTTGCTACAAACAGTCATGAGAATTTTGATTCCAAAAGTCCTAATTTGCAACAAGAAGAGGACAACAAGAGAGATAATGCAGGGAAAGAAGCACAAATGGCAACTGATAATGATATCCAAGCTGATGAGACTGATGTGCAGGCTGATAATAATGTGCAGGCTAATGATGATATGCAGGCTGACGACAAGTTCGATGATCCAGATTATACGGGGCAAGTTGAGGAGGATGTTTTATTTGATGAAGCCTTAAAGATTGGACAACAATTTGGCGTGCATAAAGGAGCTCCTGAAGTTGGACCTTCTACCAGCAAAGACAGAAGAAAGAAGAGAGCAAGTAGGGAAGGAGAAGCTGTTGACGAAGTAAATATTTGTGATGAGCCTGACATGGTTAATGTGGAGGATATGCAGTCAGAATATGAAACAGATTGTTCTAGAGAGTTGAAGAGTGAGAGTGAATCCGAAGACGAAGATGGTCGTAAGAGAAATAAGAAGcctaaattttcagtttttaatgAGAAAACTGAAATGAGAAGTCCAAGATTTAAGGTAGGCCAGAGGTTTTCATCAGTTGTTATTTTTAGGTTGGCTGTTAGAATCCAGGCTATTATGGAGGGAAGGGATGTCCAATTCATAAAAAATGACACATATAGGGTACGGGTGAAATGCAGAGGCTGTGAATGGCAAATTTTTGGCTCAAAAATGCAAGGTGAAAACACTTTCCAGATCAAGACACTTAGCAAGGAGCACACCTGTGGACGTGTCTTCCATAATAGAAACATGACATCAAAACTAGCTACCAGGTTGTTTGTAGATGAGGTGAGAAAAACACCATCCATGACAGTCCAGGAGCTCATGACTAGGGTGACTGAAGAATTAAATGTAGATTTCAGTCTTAAACAAGGCTATAGGACAATGAAAAAAGTAAGAGACATAATTGAAGGCAGTCATGAAAAACAGTATGCATTGTTAGAGGACTTCTGTGGTGAATTGAGGAGAGCAAATCCTGGATCGACAGTGTTCGTTGAGacggatgaggatgaggatggGATTGTCAGATTCAAAAGGCTTTACATGTGCTTAGAGCCATTGAAGAGAGGATTTCTAAAGGGCTGTAGGCATTGGATTGGGTTGGATGGGTGCTTCTTAAAGGATACATATGGTGGACAACTACTTACAGCCGTGGGTATGGATGGGGATAATAAAATGTTTCCACTAGCTTTGTCAGTTGTTATAGTGGAAAATTATGACAATTGGAGCTGGTTTTTGGGATTGCTTGTACAAGATTTGGAAATATCAGATTCCAGTAATTGGTGTGTCATGACTGACAAGCAAAAG GGACTAGTTCAGGCAGTTAGAGACAAAATGCCACAAGCTGAGCACAGGTGTTGTGTGCAACATCTATACACCAATTTCAAACAGATTCATAGAGGCCTGGCCTTAAAAGAAAGACTTTGGAAATGCGCAAAAGCTTCTTATGTTACCCACTGGAAAGTCGAAATGGAACAGTTGGGGCAAGAATCTGCAGCTGCGCATTCTTGGCTTGATGAAAAAGATCCCAAAACTTGGTGTAGAGCCCATTTTAGATGTGGATTGGATTGTGATATTTTGGTGAATAATATGTGTGAGTCCTTTAATGCAGTAATTTTAAAGGCCAGGTCACTACCAATCATATCCATGCTGCAGACCATTTATTTGTACCTGCTGAAGAGGATGGAGAGGAACAGGGAAGCAATGTCCAAGCACGAAG GTCTTCTTTGTCCAGCAATATTTGAGATATTGGAAAAGGCTAAGCAAGAGCAGTGTATGTGCATAGCGTCATATGCTGGGACAATGAAGTATCAGATAAGCTGTCCATTTGGGGAGCAGTATATTGTTGACATGGCTgccaaaacctgttcatgtagaaAGTGGCAATTAAGGGGAATACCATGTGGCCATGCTGTAGCTGCCATCAACAGGAGACATGAAGCACCAGAGAAGCATGTTTCCAACACCTACTTGAAGATCAC CACATAG
- the LOC113727948 gene encoding growth-regulating factor 9 isoform X1 — MQPQLLSINDDVGKGVVGRDGTRKKREGSPLSNLELGIGDSRGLRGVVKEEKDQLVFTAEQLQQLQLQVVIFRYIVAGLPVPIDLVLPVWRSLAASLGSSKSGIYDQLPSFLGFTPRDFDYRSMMDAEPGRCRRTDGKKWRCYRDVVPNQKYCERHMHRGCQRSRKHVETSEDDTKANSSAINSDIFASSMNTSNATTTDSRTPAMLSTSLNLTVPCPSISKSVPETLKSSSAPYTGNGNWESKGDNVMTVNNGTSTSSLIRVLADKNNTKYGSNCTDGIGFECSNISTNKIDQSSGGNKKSGDASVVPGFGLSPKSVLQCSTASNCNQLNFDCKTEVEVEPLRCRRTDGKKWRCSRDVVPDKKYCERHLHRGVKKAVAGSKLIIGAPAAPPSHNIQTCGTATKVEKLNTNLSISIAANPQHMSDADSSSFSNSDATTVTDENVTSSHILTLSP; from the exons ATGCAGCCTCAGCTTCTTTCTATCAATG atgatgtaGGTAAAGGAGTTGTTGGTAGGGATGGAACTCGAAAGAAGCGAGAAGGGTCTCCATTGAGCAATCTTGAGCTTGGAATTGGCGATTCTAGAGGGTTGAGAGGCGTGGTTAAGGAGGAAAAGGATCAGCTTGTGTTCACAGCTGAGCAACTTCAACAGCTGCAGCTTCAAGTTGTCATTTTTAGGTACATAGTTGCTGGACTACCTGTGCCTATCGATCTTGTTCTTCCTGTTTGGCGGAGTCTTGCGGCCTCCCTGGGCTCTTCCAAGAGTGGAATCTACGACCAACTCCCTAGTT TCTTAGGATTCACTCCTAGAGATTTTGATTACCGAAGCATGATGGATGCTGAACCTGGGAGGTGCCGAAGAACTGATGGCAAGAAATGGAGGTGTTACAGAGACGTGGTTCCTAATCAAAAGTACTGTGAAAGGCACATGCATAGAGGCTGTCAGCGTTCAAGAAAGCATGTGGAAACTTCTGAAGATGACACGAAAGCTAATTCCTCAGCAATCAACTCTGATATCTTTGCATCATCTATGAATACTTCAAATGCTACCACTACTGATAGCAGGACGCCTGCTATGCTCTCTACTAGCCTTAATCTTACAGTACCCTGTCCCAGCATTAGCAAAAGTGTCCCTGAAACACTTAAAAGTAGCTCTGCACCCTATACTGGAAATGGGAATTGGGAAAGCAAAGGTGACAATGTTATGACAGTCAACAATGGCACCAGTACCAGTTCTTTAATCCGAGTTCTAGCTGacaaaaataacacaaaatatGGAAGTAACTGCACTGATGGCATAGGCTTCGAATGTTCCAACATTAGTACCAACAAAATTGATCAGAGCAGTGGAGGAAACAAGAAATCTGGTGATGCTTCTGTTGTTCCTGGGTTTGGTTTGTCTCCAAAGAGTGTTCTCCAATGTAGCACAG CTAGCAACTGCAATCAATTGAACTTTGACTGTAAGACAGAAGTGGAAGTGGAACCACTGAGATGCCGCAGAACAGATGGTAAAAAATGGCGATGCAGCAGGGATGTGGTACCTGATAAGAAGTATTGTGAGAGGCACTTACACAGGGGTGTAAAAAAGGCAGTTGCAGGTTCTAAACTGATAATTGGTGCTCCTGCTGCTCCTCCGTCTCATAACATTCAAACTTGCGGGACAGCCACAAAAGTTGAGAAGCTGAATACCAATCTCTCCATCTCAATTGCAGCAAATCCCCAGCATATGTCTGATGCCGATTCTAGCAGCTTCAGCAACAGTGATGCCACAACTGTGACAGATGAAAATGTTACCAGTTCTCACATTCTAACTTTATCTCCATGA